One window of the Microplitis demolitor isolate Queensland-Clemson2020A chromosome 10, iyMicDemo2.1a, whole genome shotgun sequence genome contains the following:
- the LOC103571867 gene encoding cell death abnormality protein 1, whose protein sequence is MPCKINADCNDFIKNSMCSEKKGCQCLKDYVSINETACIILYGAYCSSDEQCLLENSYCIDNACQCKPGYKRLGSKCESNCNTIRFSNCSIDKKCSCKDDYYKLNEKDCAPLLRGFCFRNEDCIVEKSICFNEKCQCESGYKSESNNRCIPVYSDKWCYHNEDCNQIQHAICSEDNVCVCISKYDRINETACGPLLKEYCDKSTDCATDNSICSGHECTCDDFFSRESNTRCLADFLGLSCKMNYDCKNIKYAKCSRDNRCVCHSNYIKVNNLKCAPYIGEYCEHDSECFVNGTFCIRNKCSHDPSSISKDNQKHSLPSLNEPCKHNADCNEIKNAVCSENKKCVCKPYYSQYNRTRCTSLSQDFCSKNRDCLVENSACIDNFCKCKPNFIKASNHLCILQSSEKFCLTDQDCSDLLHTYCSNDRKCVCESNYFSFGSTCLVKLRRSCDNYDDCFDQNSVCYMNNCLCKPAYVVRNYQCEHVILGAPCKQHSDCSLIPNAVCSNDQKCVCNVQSYALSTVACAPMIGASCSFDNKCHFENSECFSNSSCQCLTKFAPVSETQCFPKILLSVCEVNLDCGEPWHHECTEDKKCVCRQNNIAINRSTCLPILGANVAWSNDFSKQML, encoded by the exons ATGCCTTGTAAAATAAATGCAGATTGCAatgatttcataaaaaattcaatgtgcTCAGAAAAAAAAGGGTGTCAATGCTTAAAAGATTATGTTTCCATTAATGAAACAGCGTGTATAATACTTTATGGTGCCTATTGCTCGAGTGATGAGCAATGCTTACTTGAAAATTCATATTGTATTGACAATGCATGTCAATGTAAGCCTGGTTATAAACGTCTAGGATCCAAATGTGAATCAA ATTGCAATACAATAAGGTTTTCAAATTGTtcgattgataaaaaatgttcttGCAAAGatgattattataaactaAATGAGAAAGATTGTGCACCATTATTAAGAGGGTTCTGTTTCCGAAATGAAGATTGTATCGTTGAAAAAAGTATatgttttaatgaaaaatgcCAGTGTGAATCTGGCTATAAGTCTGAGTCTAATAACAGATGTATACCAG TTTACTCAGATAAATGGTGTTACCATAATGAGGATTGTAATCAAATACAACATGCAATATGTTCTGAAGACAATGTGTGTGTTTGTATCAGCAAATATGATCGAATCAATGAAACGGCATGTGGGCCATTGTTGAAAGAGTATTGTGACAAAAGTACAGACTGCGCAACTGATAATTCTATTTGTTCAGGCCACGAATGCACatgtgatgattttttttctagagaaTCTAATACTAGATGTCTAGCAG ATTTTTTGGGTCTATCTTGCAAAATGAATTAcgattgtaaaaatattaagtacgCTAAATGTTCAAGAGATAATCGATGTGTTTGTCATTCAAATTATATCAaagtgaataatttaaaatgcgCACCTTACATTGGAGAGTATTGTGAACATGATTCAGAATGTTTTGTCAATGGAACTTTTTGTATTAGAAATAAATGTTCACATGATCCCAGCTCAATTTCTAAAGATAATCAAAAACATTCGCTGC CTTCGTTAAATGAACCGTGTAAGCATAATGCAGattgtaatgaaataaaaaacgcGGTAtgttcagaaaataaaaaatgtgtttGTAAACCATATTACTCTCAATATAATAGAACTAGGTGTACATCACTAAGCCAAGACTTTTGTTCGAAAAATAGAGACTGCTTAGTAGAAAATTCCGCTTGCATTGATAACTTTTGTAAATGCAAACCGAATTTTATTAAGGCCTCTAATCATTTATGTATATTAC agagttctgaaaaattttgtctcacAGACCAGGACTGCAGTGATCTATTACATACATACTGTTCGAATGATAGAAAATGCGTTTGtgaatcaaattatttttcttttggtAGTACGTGTCTAGTAAAGTTAAGACGTAGTTGTGACAATTATGATGACTGTTTCGACCAAAACTCTGTTTGCTATATGAACAATTGTTTGTGCAAGCCGGCCTATGTTGTAAGAAATTATCAATGTGAACATG TTATATTGGGAGCACCATGTAAACAGCACTCAGATTGTAGTCTTATCCCTAATGCAGTCTGTTCAAACGATCAAAAATGTGTCTGTAATGTGCAAAGTTATGCATTAAGTACAGTAGCATGTGCACCGATGATTGGTGCATCGTGTTCATTTGACAACAAATGCCATTTCGAAAATTCCGAATGTTTTAGTAACAGCTCATGTCAATGTCTAACCAAGTTCGCTCCTGTATCCGAAACCCAGTGTTTTCCAA AAATATTGCTGTCAGTTTGTGAAGTAAATTTGGATTGCGGAGAGCCGTGGCATCACGAATGTAcagaagataaaaaatgtgTTTGTAGGCAAAATAATATTGCGATAAACAGATCGACATGCTTGCCAATTTTGGGGG